In a genomic window of Meleagris gallopavo isolate NT-WF06-2002-E0010 breed Aviagen turkey brand Nicholas breeding stock chromosome 1, Turkey_5.1, whole genome shotgun sequence:
- the ERVFRD-1 gene encoding LOW QUALITY PROTEIN: syncytin-2 (The sequence of the model RefSeq protein was modified relative to this genomic sequence to represent the inferred CDS: inserted 1 base in 1 codon; deleted 4 bases in 2 codons) produces GYPYQLGESRRWGETLWVNDSKALPPGVFLICGDRAWQGIPRRAVGGPCYLGRLTILTPNLSKWLKYNSNVGGKHKRSIRHLTEDCGDEVRLWGATVRIFASVIAPIRTAQALKEIERLACWSVKQANVTSQLLIELLMDVDGIQHTVLQNRAAIGFXLLAQEHGCQDVEGMCCFNLSDHSESVHKKLQWLKLHAEKISIREDPFAEWLRGLFGNWGSWLIPIVKGLGLALIAVLIIVASVPCFINCIQKCLQINYNL; encoded by the exons GGGTACCCCTACCAATTGGGAGAGTCTCGTAGGTGGGGGGAGACACTATGGGTGAACGACAGTAAGGCACTACCCCCAGGGGTGTTCCTGATATGTGGAGATCGGGCTTGGCAAGGAATTCCCCGCAGAGCGGTTGGGGGACCGTGTTATCTGGGGAGACTTACCATCTTGACCCCGAATCTCTCAAAGTGGTTAAAATAT AATTCGAATGTGGGGGGTAAGCACAAAAGATCGATACGGCACCTGACCGAGGACTGTGGGGACGAGGTCCGGTTATGGGGCGCTACGGTGCGTATTTTTGCCTCCGTAATAGCCCCTATCAGAACAGCACAGGCATTAAAGGAGATCGAACGATTAGCATGCTGGTCGGTAAAGCAAGCCAATGTGACTTCACAGCTACTGATAGAACTGCTGATGGATGTGGATGGAATACAACACACAGTGCTGCAAAACAGAGCTGCTATAGGCT TGTTACTAGCCCAGGAACATGGA TGCCAGGATGTTGAAGGAATGTGCTGTTTCAACTTGAGCGATCATTCGGAGTCCGTGCACAAGAAACTACAATGGTTGAAGTTACATGCCGAGAAGATATCAATACGAGAAGACCCATTTGCAGAATGGCTGCGGGGATTGTTCGGGAACTGGGGCTCCTGGCTGATTCCCATAGTTAAAGGACTTGGTTTAGCCTTAATCGCTGTACTTATAATCGTAGCTTCTGTACCCTGCTTTATAAATTGTATCCAGAAATGTTTGCAGATAAACTATAACTTATAG